A genome region from Deltaproteobacteria bacterium includes the following:
- a CDS encoding VOC family protein, producing the protein MIRRIDHVSIAVRDLEKARAFFLDGLGGRELYCAPVPEQKYRWTTVELGTSCFIELIDPLEKDGFVYRFLEGRGEGPHHITVQVNDLQETYRILQEKGIPTFGFAEPFPGWKELYIHPKNAFGTLIQFAEFNPLDWIQPGYIPPAYKEFVPSEESVAEEKIEVHKMETRRGPEIEIRQGEEVIRIPQARLEALIQTLKRQQALSASPPE; encoded by the coding sequence TTTGGACGGGTTAGGGGGGCGTGAACTTTACTGCGCGCCTGTCCCTGAGCAAAAATATCGCTGGACGACCGTGGAGCTTGGCACCTCCTGTTTTATCGAACTCATCGATCCGCTGGAAAAAGACGGGTTCGTGTATCGGTTTTTAGAAGGCCGGGGAGAAGGGCCCCATCACATCACTGTCCAGGTGAATGACCTCCAGGAGACCTACCGGATTTTGCAGGAGAAAGGAATCCCCACCTTCGGTTTCGCCGAACCTTTCCCCGGATGGAAGGAGTTATATATCCACCCGAAAAACGCTTTTGGGACTCTCATCCAGTTCGCCGAGTTTAACCCCCTGGATTGGATCCAGCCAGGATACATCCCACCTGCCTACAAAGAGTTTGTCCCCTCCGAGGAAAGCGTCGCGGAAGAAAAAATTGAGGTCCATAAAATGGAGACGAGGAGAGGTCCCGAGATAGAAATCCGCCAGGGGGAAGAAGTAATCCGGATTCCCCAGGCCCGGCTGGAAGCCCTCATCCAAACCCTGAAGCGACAACAGGCACTTTCCGCCTCTCCCCCAGAGTAA